The following are from one region of the Macaca thibetana thibetana isolate TM-01 chromosome 2, ASM2454274v1, whole genome shotgun sequence genome:
- the CEP19 gene encoding centrosomal protein of 19 kDa isoform X2 translates to MSFLYFSKDCTRAAEQLKNNPRHKSYLEQVSLRQLEKLFSFLRGYLSGQSLAETMEQIRRETTIDPEEDLNKLDDKELAKRKSIMDELFEKNQKKKDDPNFVYDIEVEFPQDDQLQSCGWDTESTDEF, encoded by the coding sequence aTTGCACCAGAGCTGCTGAACAATTAAAGAATAATCCTCGACACAAGAGTTACCTAGAACAAGTATCCCTGAGGCAGCTAGAGAAGCTATTCAGTTTTTTACGAGGTTACTTGTCAGGGCAGAGTTTGGCAGAAACAATGGAACAAATTCGAAGGGAAACAACCATTGATCCTGAGGAAGACCTGAACAAACTAGATGACAAGGAGCTTGCCAAAAGGAAGAGCATCATGGATGAACTTTTTGAGAAAAATCAGAAGAAGAAGGATGATCCAAATTTTGTTTATGACATTGAGGTTGAATTCCCACAGGACGATCAACTGCAGTCCTGTGGCTGGGACACAGAGTCAACCGATGAGTTCTGA
- the CEP19 gene encoding centrosomal protein of 19 kDa isoform X1, whose translation MYVGMMCTAKKCGIRVQPPAIVLIYESEVKGKIRQRIMPVRNFSKFSDCTRAAEQLKNNPRHKSYLEQVSLRQLEKLFSFLRGYLSGQSLAETMEQIRRETTIDPEEDLNKLDDKELAKRKSIMDELFEKNQKKKDDPNFVYDIEVEFPQDDQLQSCGWDTESTDEF comes from the exons ATGTACGTGGGAATGATGTGCACTgccaagaaatgtgggattagGGTTCAGCCTCCAGCTATTGTCTTAATCTATGAGAGTGAAGTCAAGGGGAAAATTCGCCAGCGCATTATGCCAGTTCGAAACTTTTCCAAGTTTTCAG aTTGCACCAGAGCTGCTGAACAATTAAAGAATAATCCTCGACACAAGAGTTACCTAGAACAAGTATCCCTGAGGCAGCTAGAGAAGCTATTCAGTTTTTTACGAGGTTACTTGTCAGGGCAGAGTTTGGCAGAAACAATGGAACAAATTCGAAGGGAAACAACCATTGATCCTGAGGAAGACCTGAACAAACTAGATGACAAGGAGCTTGCCAAAAGGAAGAGCATCATGGATGAACTTTTTGAGAAAAATCAGAAGAAGAAGGATGATCCAAATTTTGTTTATGACATTGAGGTTGAATTCCCACAGGACGATCAACTGCAGTCCTGTGGCTGGGACACAGAGTCAACCGATGAGTTCTGA